Proteins from a single region of Streptomyces sp. Tu 3180:
- a CDS encoding sigma-70 family RNA polymerase sigma factor, with product MLRGRTRRGRGAYVADDDPLDAAQERRVRAVLALGGVPQADLPDGVQQVRLRLLERAASGREAPRDVSAWAAVVASNLAMDWHRAKRRQERLGERLASLRPAESPSGEETSLLSLAVARGLDELPDAQRQVVVLRFYADLPVRSIAEQLGVPEGTVKSRLHTAVRALRVRLHEDEVV from the coding sequence GTGCTGCGCGGAAGGACCCGGCGCGGCCGGGGGGCGTACGTCGCCGACGACGACCCGCTGGACGCGGCGCAGGAGCGCCGGGTGCGGGCGGTGCTCGCACTGGGCGGCGTACCGCAGGCGGACCTGCCGGACGGGGTGCAGCAGGTCCGCCTGCGGCTGCTGGAACGCGCCGCGAGCGGCCGTGAGGCGCCGCGGGACGTCTCGGCGTGGGCGGCGGTGGTCGCCTCCAACCTCGCCATGGACTGGCACCGGGCCAAGCGCCGCCAGGAGCGGCTGGGCGAGCGCCTCGCCTCGCTGCGCCCGGCGGAGTCCCCCTCCGGTGAGGAGACCAGCCTGCTCTCCCTCGCCGTCGCCCGCGGCCTGGACGAGCTGCCCGACGCCCAGCGCCAGGTCGTCGTGCTGCGCTTCTACGCCGATCTGCCGGTGCGCTCCATAGCCGAGCAGCTCGGCGTTCCGGAGGGCACGGTCAAGAGCAGGCTGCACACGGCGGTACGGGCCCTGCGCGTCCGCCTGCACGAGGACGAGGTGGTGTGA